The following are encoded together in the Pseudomonadota bacterium genome:
- a CDS encoding glycosyltransferase family 2 protein translates to MKLSIVIPCYNECATIQQIVDAVKSSPVRDKEIVIVDDCSTDGTQEILRTVIISQVDKILFHEVNQGKGAALRTGFKHVTGDVVIVQDADMEYDPQEYPMLMEPIEKGRADVVFGSRFIGAQPHRVVYFWHMMGNRFLTLLSNMCTNLNLTDMETCYKLFRREVIQSIEIEESRFGFEPEITAKVAAMGCRIYEVGISYYGRTYDEGKKIGWRDGVRAIYAIVKYNLLRSCPKKFVAPELRHEKISKITPEAAESR, encoded by the coding sequence ATGAAACTTTCGATAGTCATTCCATGCTACAACGAGTGCGCCACGATTCAGCAGATCGTAGATGCGGTTAAGAGCTCACCGGTAAGGGACAAGGAGATCGTTATAGTTGACGACTGCTCGACCGATGGTACCCAAGAGATCTTAAGGACCGTGATCATCTCGCAGGTTGATAAGATCCTTTTCCACGAGGTTAATCAGGGCAAGGGCGCGGCGCTGCGTACCGGATTCAAGCACGTTACTGGCGATGTTGTGATAGTCCAGGACGCCGATATGGAGTACGACCCACAGGAGTACCCGATGCTTATGGAGCCGATTGAAAAGGGGCGCGCGGATGTGGTTTTTGGCTCCCGTTTTATCGGAGCACAGCCGCACCGCGTGGTATACTTTTGGCACATGATGGGCAATCGCTTCCTGACCCTACTTTCGAACATGTGCACCAATTTAAACCTGACCGATATGGAGACCTGCTATAAGCTTTTTCGGCGCGAGGTTATCCAATCCATTGAGATTGAGGAGTCCCGTTTCGGCTTCGAGCCTGAAATTACCGCCAAGGTGGCGGCGATGGGGTGTCGGATCTACGAAGTGGGTATCTCTTATTACGGGCGCACGTACGACGAGGGCAAGAAGATCGGATGGCGCGATGGGGTCCGAGCGATCTACGCGATCGTAAAGTATAATTTATTAAGAAGTTGCCCCAAAAAGTTCGTAGCGCCCGAGCTACGACATGAGAAGATCTCTAAGATTACGCCGGAGGCAGCTGAGAGCCGATAA